ATGTATGATTTGTGTGTACAGAGATTTTACTCTTTTGCCCAGCTGTATATGTTTTAGAGAGAAAGAAAGCTGGTACTTTATGCATTCAGGTTCATAGTTTGTTTACCCGGTACTGaatttttcttatcttaaaacaatatatagtttgaTTTTGACCAGACTATAAATAGTGCAAGTATATATGTAGTCAAGAAACTTGCAAAGTAGTGGCTCTTGTCAAATGCACATGTTAAACCTAAGTACAGCAAAATAGCACTAAATAGTTAAGTGAAAGCTAAACATACAGCATAAGGAAGCATTAAATTATGTTAGAGCAATGAGTAGAATTTCAAAAATCCTGTTAAAACTAATAATTCTAACAgtatatttttgtacattttttgtacatttgaacatacatgtatcaaggaGGAACATGGTTGGTACATACAGTACTATGTAGTCTTAATTTTGATAAAAGGGTGCAGATACTGATGTAAAACATACTAGgtaaagaaaatttaaagtttgaaatatcAACAATTTAGTCCAAAGAATATATCCCTTTCAAATTCCAAAAACACTACAGATTTAACACTTTGTGTTTGTTTGATTTAAGgcgtgttgttgggttgttgtccctGTAGTTCAAATCTCACAGGATTGGTCATTATGAAAGCACTAAATATTAGAATGCTAAAATATTGATCTAAGTTTATTTCTTTACTCATCTATAGataatttttacatcattttttttcctttttcctttttaaaacatctgtttttaTAATGGACTCATAAGGCATTTTCTTCAGTATTCGGGTCTTCCTGTATGTACCAAAGAAAGATGATAAGTAACACATGTATTTATGGTTTAAACTAAAGAAGAGAAAAAATTAAGCTTAAATAATAAGACTATGAACTAACATGCAGTCTATGTATATATGCATTGTACTTTATGATTGCAACTTCAAACAAaagcataaatgaaaataaagcacacaagcaaaaacaaattcaaagcaGCAATATACTTACTGACAAGCAAGTCCTACAAAAGATTGaacaaatataatatgtataagTTGTATGATAAGTATTTCAGTCATAGAAACAACAAAGAAAAGCACAATATACTATCGTGTAGCCTGTATTTACAGTTTCCATAACTAGTCACAGTCATACATGTACTCGTATCATCTCACACAATGAATTGTTTTGCGCGTGTTCCACACATCCTTTGAGTTGAGTCGTGTTTCTAGGACCAGGACTATGCCTCTTACTTTTATTCTGGTTTGTAATTTCTcgtcatttcttattttaaatgcaGCTTTTGCGAGATCATTTCGTGCCTCTTTCATTATGACAGGTAAATCATCAactattctgattttttatttgCAACTTTGTATGCATTTTGCATTATCACCTTGTTTGTCTTCGTAATGCATAAATCTCACAATAATAGCATCTGGTCTTTTTTGGCCAACAACTGGGGCTCTTGATGGGATCCTGTGGGCATTTGCAAGGGGGAAACTCTCTGCTTTGAACTTTTCTATTCCCAAATCTTTCACAAAGAAATTGTCTACAACTTGCCATATGTTTTCATCTTGTTTTTGTCTTATACCGTAAATGAGAATATTGTATTTACGCTCATGTTTCTCAAGAAAAAGTTGATTTTCTTTCAATGCGAAAAGTTTGTCGTCAAGGTTTTTTTTCAgacattccattttttccattTCTAGAGTATTGAGTTGTGACTCTATGTGCCCTATACCTCTCTCTAGCTCGTTATGATCTGTTCTAAGCTTTTCCACCTCAGTTTGTGTAGTACTAAGATCTGACCTTACTTGCACCACATCTGACTTGACCTCAGTAATTAGATGTGTTAAGTTTTGTTCGACAGAGTCTAGCCTTGATGTAAAGAGTGTTACCTTTGAatcaatattcaataaatatgCAATATTCTGCATGAAAATTTATCACTCTAACAGATATGGAATTGGAGAACTTTAAAGAGAGTATGTACAAATCTTTTACTTCTTGGTACCATATAGATTTATTAAAACACAAGCAAGATAGTCATGGCATCTGTAGAGAAAGTACCTCTTGTTTCTGTATGGTCAGATGATTATGCAATTCTTGGTGTGGAATACTAATGATAAGAAAAATTATTCCTAATATTCTGTTACATAGCAATATATAGAAACTAAGCAATACAATTTTCTGTTGATTTggcatttaaaaatttaaattattctttGAAATCATTACTGTCATAAAAAAGCTGGACCTCTAAACATTGTTATTGGCAATTATGTTATCAGACTTTTGGTTCACAAGGCATTTTAGAATCTTAAAGCATTTTTCTAAATTGTACATCAAAACTTTGTGATaggtttataataataaataacataCAAATTCAAATCCATGTATATTTAATTAATGACCTAACATTACTTACTGTTTTGTGAACACATGTGTAGATTTCTCACTGCCCTGTAGATTCTGGTCAGATGCAGTAATTCTTGGTTGATCTGTTTTAACATCTCCCTTTCATGTTGGTTTGGTCACTTCAATCAGTGATTGGTCATCAAGAATGATGGCTGGCCACCTGAAAATGGCTTTTTTCTTTTGCCTTTCAACATTCTTATGATTAGACTTTATTGTAAACCTTAAAATAAttgtcagttaaaaaaaaaaattgtttttatttactcCTCACTGTTGCTTTTCTCTGCAATGAACAAGTATTATACAAGTTTATTTCCCCAGCAAGGAAAATAATTTGTATTCAAATGCGATTCTAATTCATTCAGTAATTTCTTCAAAAGTGTGTATGGTTAATACTTTATTATTTCAGATCTCAACACAAGAATTACAAGTTATAAGAAAGAGAGATAATACTAAAAACAGTGGTTGGATTAAAGTCAGAGGGCAGGACATATAAAGGTAAATTAGTGTTCAGAGAGATGTTAGAAAGATAGTTCAgatatacatgtaacaaaatCCAGTTCAATTCCACAAATCCATAGAATATGCTATCACTGATCTTACATTAGAGTTATGGTATCATTTTAGACAGGAAACAGACTGCACTAAGGTAAAAATGTAACATTTATTTTAGAATAGGTAGACTGTAATAGGTACATGTCATTAATACTTCTGTCCATGGTGTGAAATGGGGTTCTGATgatttatagtagaaaaaaatcacttttggTTCCAACCCCAAAGAGCTGTTAAAAAGATTTCTACtcccaaatgaaaaaaaacccaaacattttCATACCATGAAATTCaaaagaaattgttaaaaaaagttcTTTTGCAAACATCTAAAGTTTTCACATCTTCATTATATTATCTTTTAAATTCTTAAATATCACTTACAGccaatttcattgagtgtgtagccaaaagtaatatctttggttagcttgcttgttagttgaaccgtgaagtcattgttaggttaggtaaactactcTACATTAAGAGTAGGACTAGtacgacagataaccaatctatctgtctgttggactaggctacttcgaaaggaagGTAATATaactgacctaataatgacttacCAGTTCAGCAAACAAGCAAGCTTaacaaagatattacctttgcatacacactcaatgaaatcagcTGTAAATAATGATTATGTTTTGACCATTCTGTTAAAAATAGCAACCTGTCccaatccaaaaaaaaaacatgaatttttgTTGCATATTAAAATTGTGTCACTGACTTCAAGACACATTAGGGATAAAGAAATGCATGgttaacataaaacaaaattatatattttgtataggTGCATTGTATGCAGGATTGATGTTAACAGAAAATGGACCAAAAGTTTTAGAATTTAATTGTAGATTTGGAGATCCTGAAACACAGGTACAATTTTGGTTTTAAATTAGGTTAACCATAAATGTTATTGTTCACCAAGGTATACATTTCTATAGTCTTGGAAGAGAGGGGACAGCACAGCTCCAGATTAGAAATTCTCAAATTGGGGTTTTTGcccaccattttcttatgtaattgGGGTGATTAAGTTTTTtattgcattatcaattcaaaTTCACCCCTCAAGTCAATATCTAATTgtgtttttcaccaccaagctccttaatgtattgggtttttacatcaacacaatattgaatatttaggcaatatcaaccccagatgtttttccatcttaaatatatttatttctttgtatACGTGCTAGctattttatttggtttattcactgaagagcaattgtaggtttaatttgtgtccAGTTTCAAACCTTCTGctagttttgtattttctcacaacttatataaactgtaaaaaatgGATAACGTGTTTTCACAGGCACTCATCTCAGAATTTTTTATCACTCATTaaccgtaaaatgaaaaaaaatagtatataaactctaaactatacttgaatgtttttgttttattcaatttacaaaaatttgGGTTAAGTGATCCattattagaacttttggtttccgATGCTTTCCAACTACATATCAtgatttggcctttcactttttccaactgagTTTGTTTTTGATGAAACCCCATGTTTATTAGCAATGTCTCGTTAAGTTACGCAAACACCCCTGTGCGTTAGATGGACGCTTCCTAAAATcactggctgagtcttgttatcatcataactttccctcagcTATTCAAAAGAAGctgaaaacatgcttctattcaatatttttaccggaccttcactttcgttttaattcaatgtaatgttatgataaatcccgagcaattcgcaaaaaatatgtcaaaatgacacacgctaattagataaacgccgagaagattgaaatgttttcaaaaacatgtgTACCTTTGGGCAACGGAAAATTCCAgcagggacccatttcagctacttgatgcagggattTATTTTAGAACAGAAAGgacatttccaattataaatattatacaaatagaTTTACGCGACGActaaacagataagggtaaataacgaaAATGGTAGCCATTAAAAGGGTTGAGCactcatggttttggcatatatgattgggttttcctttgaactAATTGGGTTcttgaaccctgcaatgggcaattgcattgggtttttttatcatttgtattgcgtgatcactgcaaatacgcagcttatctggagctctgggacagataccagagagacatttaaactcataagtcaaaaaataaactgacagtgcatatggctaaaatagaataatagacaaacaacagtaaaacacaacacaacataaaaaactaaagattgagtaaCATAAACCCCtgaaaaactgggggtgatctcaagcGATCTGGAAGGGTAAGTTGATCCTGCTTCACATATGACACTCATGGTGTTACTCCTATCAAATATGTAGAAACATTTATGCAGACTTTgttaaatcaaaaaaatcaatattcAGGAAAAGACAATTTTTGTCAATCCATAAAAGTTGGTTCTcgctaaaataaataaatccaataGAAAATTAGGGAAGGGGGTTTAATTTTATTACGTTAACACTTCTACTGTTTTTTCTATTTACTGTTTCTGTATTGAATTTTAGACCATACTTCCTTTGTTGGAATCTGATTTGTATGACGTGTGCAAGTCTTGTGTTGATGGGACATTAAAACAACACCAACCTGTATTCTCCACCAAGATAAACATGTGGCTGGAGTTGTTCTTGCTAGTGGTGGCTATCCTGGATCATACCCTAAAGGTTTAGCTATTACAGGTAGGTTAAATTAGTACTAATCAACTTAAAATACCACCATGTGTCCATGCTTTCAATGATCTAACAACAATCTGTTCTAGTTTTGTTCTTGAAATTAAAACATTGGCCATGGACATAAATGAACCGTGTAGgaccagggatggggtaattgaaaatgtaatggtaattaagtgtaatgcattacaattttccatgtaattgaatgtaatgtgtaattgaggcatttttttaattacatgtaatggtaatttaattatattacattgaaaaaagcatgtaatgctcaattacttttgaattacatttcaattacatatacttttatggtgttaaagataaggatttgtgtttaatgatatatattataaaataatacttGTTCTTCAAACATTGACATTgcatactttttttaatatatgaagtctATAATTTATACTGAAGTTTCaatgtatattaatatttatttgaccTACAGATGTTTTTTTActaattattatttaattataaattaaaaaaaacttccatGTTCTGATCAAGGAATATCAGCCACATTAGCTCCTGTCGAAAAGCTATTTAGATTTGATGTCAAAGTGTTCAGACCAGAGAGATTCAGACTAaacgacaaaacattaaaatagctaatgattatcaaatgcaatgcttaaactatgcttacatgaatattttacacatgcattattttatacatgtatactattgttaaaaaataccatgacgaaatgtaatgtgtaatttaattaattactttactaaagtaattgtaattaattaattgtaatttaattaattacatttcaaaaaacagtgtaatgtgtaattgatgtaattgatcatttttgcaatgtaatgtgtaatttaattaattacattccaatgtaactGACCCCAAGTCTGTGTAGGACAAACTCTATATCAATCAGAGTTCACCTTGTTTTGGACTTTTGAATATATACATGTtctaaatctttttattttgcatgtTATTAGTTAAGCATTttaagatatttcttgccatgATAACTATACTTGTGAATAGGAGGAAATAAAAgtgaattattttgtttttgatctgTCTCTCTAAAATAGACTTACCTTCTTATGAATAAAAGGAAGTTGagtcaaaaaaatattatagatctGTTTGAGACTTAAACATATGTACTTATGAACATATAATCCTTTCAACTTTTAGGTATAGATGTGGCTGAGAAAACTGGTTTACAGATATTCCATGCTGGTACCAGTTTAAAAGATGGCTCTACCGTTACAAGTGGTGGACGAGTGTTAGCAGTAATTGCTGTTGATAGATCCCTGAAGACAGCATGTGAGAGGGCCACAGAAGGGGCCAAGTTTATACAGTTTCAGAACAGTTATTTCAGAAGTGATATTGGATTTAGGGTACTTACTAGGTATTTATATGTAGTTTAAGCCAATTAactttagaattgttttacatacacTTAAAGCGATGATCAGTTTCAATACATTAACCTGACCAATGCAAAAATAACCTACCAACTGACCAGTTTAGCCAacagaaattatcaaaatttGTCATTGTGAGATTGGttatttttatgctccacctacgatagtagaggggcattatgttttctggtctgtgcgtccgtccgtcccatttcaggttaaagtttttggtcaaggtagtttttgaagaagctaaagtccaatcaacttgaaacttagtacacatgttccttatgatatggtctttcttattttaaaacaaaattaatcttttgaccccattttcatggtccactgaacacagaaaatgaaagtgtgaagtttcaggttaaagtttttggtcaaggtagtttttgatgaagctgaagtccaatcaacttgaaacttagtacacatgtttcttatgatatgatctttcttattataaaacaaaaattaatcttttgaccccattttcatggtccactgaacatagaaattaaaagtgattttcaggttaaagtttttggtcaaggtagttttcaatgtagttaaagtccaatcaacttgaaacttagtacacatgttgccTTTTGGTTGATCaatttacttttaaggccaaattagattttttacccaatttcacggtccattgaacatggaaaatgataatgccagtggggcatccgtgtactttggacacattcttgtttctcattAAATCCACAGCTGACATGTAGCTGTTGGTTATGCTTTGAGGGAATTGCCAATTGGATTTTTGAAAGGCActttagaataaaataaaactcaaGCTTACTTtgattaaagtttaaaaaaaaacaattataaggagatatataagatttatcaataaaattgagaatggaaatggggaatgtgtcaaagagacaacaacccgaccaaataaaaaacaacagcagagggtcaccaacaggtcttcaatgtagcgagagattcccgcacccggaggcgtccttcagctggcccctaaacaaatatatactagtccagtgataatgaacgccatactaattttttatcaatgtttactATTGATTTATGTGCCTCATCAATAAATATGCAAGAGGGCCATTGTTGACCCATTAggtatataaataaatacataacttCAGTTGCAACAGTATGCCTTTAAGCTTTATCATTGCTTCTATATACTATGTAAGGGTTTTGTCATTTGGTATTATATATTGAAtgtgaataaaaaacaaatctgaaatatttgGTTAATTGTGTCGACTGATGTAAaggtatttttgatttttgatttatttagaaTATGTTTATTAATTAGAATATGTTTGAATTGATAAGCTTATAACAATTGAATAGAAATGTAATCTATATCGcaaaaatttattttcagaaatcgtTTACAAGTTCAGATGACATACAGTGATGCAGGAGTAAGCATAGAAACTGGGAACAGTTTGGTTCAGGCCATTAAACCTCTGGCTAAGTCCACCACACGGCCAGGATGTGATGCACTCATAGGAGGATTTGGTGCTTTGTTTGATCTGAAGGCAGCAGGATTTGTGGACCCAGTTTTGGTGTCTGGAACTGATGGGGTTGGCACAAAATTGAAAGTATGTCatcattattcattttatttgttaaacttcAGCTGTACTTAAccacatattttgaaaaaaaagataacaaaaattatataaaatgcagactttgccaaaattactaaatcaaaatatatctataaaaataaaaacaattttcagatggcaaaatcaaaagctcaaacacatcaaacaaatagataacaactatcatatctTCTCAGACACTGCCCAGTCAATTTAAATCTAATTTCTCAACAGCCATCCATAGCCAATTTAGTGTAAAAAGTATTGTCAATTGTGTCTAACTATTTGCTTACATGGCGGCTACTATTAATAGAATCAAAATAAATGATCACAAAAATCGCATTAATAAATCACAAAAACGCAAGATTTCTGCTTTCACAGAACTCCCCAAAATAGATGATTTCTGATTTATTACTTTGATTACAGATAGCACAAGAAGTTGGTCGCCACGACACTATAGGGATTGACCTTGTTGCTATGTGTGTAAATGACATCCTGGCCCATGGTGCTGAACCATTGTTCTTCCTTGATTACTTCTCCACTGGTCAACTTagtgtttccatggcaacagatGTCATTACAGGCATCACTAAAGGTTGTAAAGAAGCTGGATGTGCCCTTGCAGGTATGAAGTATTCTTACAGCTTTTCCCTAATTAGACCAGTCCTGATAGCAGTATTAGCTCATGATTTATATAAACAGGGCAACACC
This window of the Mytilus edulis unplaced genomic scaffold, xbMytEdul2.2 SCAFFOLD_1625, whole genome shotgun sequence genome carries:
- the LOC139505997 gene encoding LOW QUALITY PROTEIN: phosphoribosylformylglycinamidine cyclo-ligase-like (The sequence of the model RefSeq protein was modified relative to this genomic sequence to represent the inferred CDS: deleted 4 bases in 3 codons), which codes for MELENFKEKREIILKTVVGLKSEGRTYKGALYAGLMLTENGPKVLEFNCRFGDPETQTILPLLESDLYDVCKSCVDGTLKQHQPVFHQDKHVAGVVLASGGYPGSYPKGLAITGIDVAEKTGLQIFHAGTSLKDGSTVTSGGRVLAVIAVDRSLKTACERATEGAKFIQFQNSYFRSDIGFRVLTRNRLQVQMTYSDAGVSIETGNSLVQAIKPLAKSTTRPGCDALIGGFGALFDLKAAGFVDPVLVSGTDGVGTKLKIAQEVGRHDTIGIDLVAMCVNDILAHGAEPLFFLDYFSTGQLSVSMATDVITGITKGCKEAGCALAGMKSAEMPGMYTGSEYDLAGFAVGAVERSCIIPRLESVETGDILIGLPSSGLHSNGFSLVRKVINKLEMTYDMPCPFQRGTTLGDVLLTPTKIYVKELLPMMKEMKVKAFAHITGGGLTENVARVLPSELAASIDANKWNIPAVFGWLADKGNINAREMSRTFNCGIGGVLVVRSEESKSVLNSLTNSGVPGQYKSVTVHNLVEGLDRSWPRTPVLLQRKRVAVLMSGS